A genomic region of Aureimonas populi contains the following coding sequences:
- a CDS encoding ABC transporter transmembrane domain-containing protein: MQDAPSPSERRRSLKPLVRLLPYLSRHRRLVVGALLALIVASATTLSLPLAVRRVVDMGFDASDTRFVDSYFAMLVVLSLVLAAASGARYYFVIALGEKVVADLRKDVFGHVTQLSPAFYDRTLSGEIVSRLTADTTQIKSTVGASASLALRNLILFLGAVGMTVWTAPGLSLIVIAAIPFVVLPLVAFGRSVRRRSRLAQDTLAEASAYAGEAIGAVRTVQAFTGERQARERYGSAVDKAYAAARSSVVSRSVLTGYAIFTIFTSVVLVLWVGAQQVIGGTMSAGTLGQFLLYAVFAASSLGQLSEVWGELAQAAGATERLCELLDERSPVADPTAPVPLPARPLGSVRFEAVSFAYPNGAERPVLRDISFEVRPGETVALVGLSGAGKSTIFSLIERFYDPDAGRILVDGVDISRVALAELRARIALVPQDVAVFAAPAAANIGFGVASASRAAVEAAARAAHAHEFILRLPQGYDTPLGERGVTLSGGQRQRIAIARAVLRDAPILLLDEATSALDAESEMLVQKALDELMAGRTTLVIAHRLATILKADRILVLSEGRIVEEGTHASLSARGGVYARLARLQFGAGEAAAAE; the protein is encoded by the coding sequence TTGCAAGACGCCCCATCGCCGTCCGAGCGCAGACGCTCCCTGAAGCCGCTCGTGCGGCTCCTTCCCTACCTGTCGCGCCATCGCCGGCTCGTGGTGGGGGCGCTCCTGGCACTCATCGTCGCCTCGGCCACCACGCTCTCGCTGCCGCTCGCGGTGCGGCGCGTGGTGGACATGGGGTTCGATGCCAGCGACACGCGATTCGTGGACAGCTACTTCGCCATGCTGGTGGTGCTCAGCCTCGTCCTCGCCGCCGCCAGCGGGGCGCGGTACTACTTTGTCATCGCGCTGGGCGAGAAGGTTGTGGCGGACCTGCGCAAGGACGTGTTCGGCCATGTGACACAGCTTTCGCCCGCCTTCTACGATCGCACGCTTTCGGGCGAGATCGTCTCGCGCCTCACCGCCGACACGACGCAGATCAAGTCGACGGTCGGCGCCAGCGCCTCCCTCGCCCTGCGCAACCTCATCCTCTTTCTGGGCGCAGTGGGAATGACGGTGTGGACGGCGCCCGGCCTCTCCCTCATCGTGATCGCCGCGATCCCCTTCGTCGTGCTGCCGCTGGTCGCCTTCGGCCGCTCGGTGCGCCGGCGCTCGCGGCTGGCGCAGGACACGCTGGCCGAGGCCAGCGCCTATGCCGGCGAGGCCATCGGCGCCGTGCGCACGGTGCAGGCCTTCACTGGCGAGCGCCAGGCGCGGGAGCGCTACGGCAGTGCGGTGGACAAGGCCTATGCGGCTGCGCGCTCCTCCGTGGTCTCGCGCTCGGTGCTGACGGGCTATGCGATCTTCACCATCTTCACCTCGGTCGTGCTCGTCCTGTGGGTCGGCGCCCAGCAGGTGATCGGCGGGACGATGAGCGCGGGCACGCTCGGCCAGTTCCTGCTTTACGCCGTTTTCGCCGCCTCCTCGCTGGGGCAGCTCTCCGAGGTCTGGGGGGAACTGGCGCAGGCGGCCGGGGCGACGGAGCGCCTGTGCGAGCTTCTGGACGAGCGCTCCCCCGTCGCCGACCCCACGGCTCCCGTGCCCCTGCCCGCCCGCCCCCTCGGCTCGGTGCGGTTCGAGGCCGTGTCCTTCGCCTACCCGAACGGCGCGGAGCGGCCGGTCCTGCGCGACATCTCGTTCGAGGTGCGACCGGGCGAGACAGTGGCGCTGGTGGGCCTGTCGGGCGCGGGCAAATCGACGATCTTCTCCCTGATCGAGCGATTCTACGATCCCGATGCGGGGCGCATCCTCGTCGACGGGGTGGATATCTCGCGCGTGGCGCTCGCCGAGCTTCGCGCACGCATCGCGCTCGTTCCGCAGGACGTGGCGGTGTTCGCCGCCCCGGCGGCGGCCAATATCGGCTTCGGCGTGGCCAGCGCGTCGCGCGCGGCGGTAGAGGCGGCGGCCAGGGCCGCCCATGCGCACGAGTTCATCCTGCGCCTGCCCCAAGGCTACGATACGCCTCTGGGCGAGCGCGGCGTCACCCTTTCGGGCGGCCAGCGGCAACGCATCGCGATCGCCCGCGCCGTCCTGCGCGACGCACCGATCCTTCTCCTGGACGAGGCGACCTCGGCGCTGGACGCGGAGAGCGAGATGCTGGTGCAGAAGGCGCTGGACGAGCTGATGGCCGGGCGCACGACGCTGGTCATCGCCCACCGCCTCGCGACCATCCTCAAGGCGGACCGGATTCTTGTCCTCTCGGAAGGGCGGATCGTGGAAGAGGGGACGCACGCCTCGCTCAGCGCCCGCGGCGGCGTCTATGCGCGCCTGGCCCGCCTCCAGTTCGGCGCGGGCGAGGCGGCGGCGGCCGAATAG
- the rpmE gene encoding 50S ribosomal protein L31, which yields MKKDIHPDYHTITVVMTNGTEYQTRSTWGSNGDKMNLDIDPTSHPAWTGGNQQLLDRGGRVSRFKKRYEGLGI from the coding sequence ATGAAGAAAGACATCCACCCGGATTACCACACCATCACGGTCGTCATGACCAATGGGACGGAATACCAGACGCGCTCCACCTGGGGCTCCAATGGCGACAAGATGAACCTGGATATCGACCCGACCAGCCACCCGGCCTGGACGGGCGGCAACCAGCAGCTTCTGGACCGCGGCGGTCGCGTCTCGCGCTTCAAGAAGCGGTATGAGGGCCTGGGTATCTGA
- a CDS encoding DUF1465 family protein, giving the protein MTSSILDTARAGETIRLAERIAFTRSFQPIFDEGMGLVDETATYLDGEGRHDARALGRAASTLYAAESMRLTTRLMQIASWLLLQRAANQGDMSRAQVEAEKVKVRLEGIGTGRDMPAFGELPAAFRSLVERAINLETRIAMLDREIYGSAEPARESRNPVGEQIHLLHAAFSL; this is encoded by the coding sequence ATGACCAGTTCCATTCTCGATACCGCCCGCGCGGGCGAAACCATCCGGCTTGCCGAGCGCATCGCCTTCACACGGTCCTTCCAGCCCATCTTCGACGAGGGCATGGGGCTGGTGGACGAGACGGCGACCTATCTCGACGGCGAGGGGCGCCACGATGCCAGGGCGCTCGGGCGCGCTGCCTCGACGCTTTATGCCGCCGAATCGATGCGCCTGACCACGCGCCTGATGCAGATCGCCTCCTGGCTGCTGCTCCAGCGGGCCGCGAACCAGGGCGACATGTCGCGCGCGCAGGTGGAGGCCGAGAAGGTCAAGGTGCGGCTCGAGGGCATCGGCACCGGGCGCGACATGCCGGCCTTCGGAGAGTTGCCTGCGGCGTTCCGCAGCCTGGTGGAACGGGCCATCAATCTTGAAACGCGCATCGCGATGCTGGACCGCGAGATCTATGGCTCGGCCGAGCCCGCCCGCGAGAGCCGCAACCCGGTGGGCGAGCAGATCCACCTCCTCCACGCGGCCTTCTCGCTCTGA
- a CDS encoding DUF1013 domain-containing protein has product MAQQLLMPKATAVWLVDNTSLSFDQIAEFCTLHPLEVKAIADGESAQGIKGMDPIITGQLTRDEIVRGENDTAYRLKLAPPKVRVPEAKRKGPRYTPVSKRQDRPNAILWLVRSHPELKDAQISRLVGTTKNTIEQIRERTHWNSANLQPMDPVTLGLCSQIDLDLEVEKASRGMPRPEEVAEEERLLSAAQTQSWRPSSAPAEEKELDAAAVFAKLTSMRRADPEADEEDENR; this is encoded by the coding sequence ATGGCTCAGCAGCTTCTGATGCCCAAGGCGACGGCCGTCTGGCTCGTCGACAACACCTCGCTCTCCTTCGACCAGATCGCCGAGTTCTGCACCCTGCATCCGTTGGAGGTGAAGGCGATCGCGGACGGGGAGTCGGCGCAGGGCATCAAGGGCATGGACCCGATCATCACCGGCCAGCTCACGCGCGACGAGATCGTGCGCGGCGAGAACGATACGGCCTATCGCCTCAAGCTGGCGCCGCCCAAGGTCCGGGTGCCCGAGGCCAAGCGCAAGGGGCCGCGCTACACGCCCGTCTCCAAGCGGCAGGACCGGCCCAACGCCATTCTCTGGCTCGTGCGCAGCCATCCCGAGCTGAAGGACGCGCAGATTTCGCGCCTCGTGGGCACCACGAAGAACACGATCGAGCAGATCCGCGAGCGCACGCACTGGAACTCGGCCAATCTCCAGCCGATGGACCCGGTGACGCTGGGCCTCTGCTCGCAGATCGACCTCGACCTCGAGGTCGAGAAGGCCTCGCGCGGGATGCCGCGCCCCGAGGAGGTGGCGGAGGAGGAGCGGCTCCTGTCCGCCGCGCAGACGCAGAGCTGGCGCCCGTCCTCGGCCCCGGCCGAGGAGAAGGAGCTGGACGCCGCCGCCGTCTTCGCCAAGCTCACCTCCATGCGCCGGGCCGACCCGGAGGCGGACGAGGAAGACGAGAACCGCTGA
- a CDS encoding SDR family oxidoreductase yields MASSDLLSLAGQRALVTGASAGIGRAIAEELARAGADVAVNYHGSAEKAGEVVRGVQALGREAASIRADVSSEAEVQALFDEAERCLGPIDIVVSNAGIQKDAPIADMSLDDWNAVIGTNLTGAFLVGREAIRRFRRNTESVGASRGKLIFNSSVHQRIPWAFRANYAASKGGMRLLMESLAQEVACEKIRVNAVAPGAIATAINAQDREGEGEREMLKLIPYGRVGQPADVGRCVAWLASDAADYIVGQTIFVDGAMTLYPEFRGGG; encoded by the coding sequence ATGGCATCATCTGATCTGCTGTCGCTGGCGGGGCAGCGCGCGCTCGTCACCGGCGCTTCCGCCGGCATCGGCCGCGCCATCGCCGAGGAGCTGGCGCGCGCGGGCGCGGATGTGGCGGTGAACTACCACGGCAGCGCCGAGAAGGCTGGAGAGGTGGTGCGCGGCGTGCAGGCGCTCGGCCGGGAGGCTGCCTCGATCCGGGCCGACGTCTCGAGCGAGGCGGAGGTGCAGGCGCTGTTCGACGAGGCCGAACGGTGCCTCGGCCCGATCGACATCGTCGTCTCGAACGCCGGAATCCAGAAGGATGCGCCGATCGCGGACATGTCGCTGGACGACTGGAACGCAGTGATCGGCACCAACCTGACCGGCGCTTTCCTCGTCGGGCGCGAGGCGATCCGGCGCTTCCGGCGCAATACGGAAAGCGTTGGCGCGTCGCGTGGCAAGCTGATCTTCAACTCTTCCGTCCACCAGCGCATTCCCTGGGCCTTCCGGGCCAATTACGCGGCCTCCAAAGGCGGGATGAGGCTTCTGATGGAATCGCTGGCGCAGGAGGTGGCGTGCGAGAAGATCCGCGTCAACGCCGTGGCGCCCGGCGCCATCGCCACCGCCATCAACGCGCAGGACCGCGAGGGCGAAGGGGAGCGGGAGATGCTCAAGCTCATCCCCTACGGGCGCGTGGGGCAGCCGGCCGATGTGGGGCGGTGCGTGGCCTGGCTCGCCTCCGACGCGGCCGACTACATCGTCGGCCAGACGATCTTCGTGGACGGAGCGATGACGCTCTACCCGGAGTTTCGCGGCGGCGGCTAG